The nucleotide window TGGGGCGCACCGAGCCGTCCCGCATCACCTTGGAGCAGCAGTCCGGACGGCACACGTCGTACCAGGCCGGGAAGCAGCCCTGGGCGGCGCGGCCCTCGCGGCGGCCCAGGCGCTCCTCCACGATGTCCACGAGCCCGGCCACGAAGCGCGGGTCCGCCCCCGGGGTCGGGGTGCGGCGGAAGCCGACGCCCAGCTCGGCCGCGGTGTCCTTCGCCTCGGTGTCGAGGTCCCACACGACCTCCATGTGGTCCGACACGAAGCCCAGCGGCACGACCACGAAGCCCGCCACCGCGCGGCCCGTCTCGTCCACCGGCGCCTCGGGGCCGGCCAGGTTCTCCATGGCGTCGTTGATGTCCGGCTCGAGCCACGGCACCGACGGCGGGCCGGAGCGGGACTGGTACACCAGGGACCAGTCGACGTCCTCGCCACCCGGCACGCCCGCGAGGATCTCGCGGGCCACGTCCAGGTGCTGCGCGGAGTAGACGTCCGCGCCCTCGACCTCGCCCGGCTCGCCGCCGGCGGCCTCGCGGAGCGCGGCGGCGGTGCCGCGCGGCCCGGCCGCGGCGGCGTCGGAGACGGGGATCGAGTGGGTGGCGAACAGCACGTGGATCCGGGCGTCCTCGCCGAGCTCCGCGCGCAGGGACGCCAGGTCGGCGGCGAGACCCTCGCGGAAGGGGGCGATGAAACCGGGGTGGTTGAAGTACTGGCGCGTCTTGTCCAGGTCCACCTTCCCCTCCAGGCCGGTCTTCTCCATCGCCATGCCCATGTCCTCGCGGTACTGGCGGCACGAGGAGTAGCAGGAGTAGGCCGAGGTGGTGACGGTGAGGATCCGGCGATGGCCGTCCTCGTGCATCTGGCGCAGCGCGTCCGGGACGTACGGCTCCCAGTTGCGGTTGCCCCAGTAGACGGGCAGGTCCATGCCACGGGAGGCCAGCTCGGCCTCGATCGCGGCCTTCAGCACCCGGTTCTGCCCGTTGATGGGGCTGACCCCGCCGTTGGCGCGGTAGTGGGTGGCCACCTCCTCGAGGCGCTCGTCAGGGATCCCGCGGCCGCGCGTGACGTTGCGCAGGAACGGGATCACGTCCTCCTGGCCCTCGGGCCCGCCGAAGGAGGCGAGCAGCAGCGCGTCGTACTCCTTGGGCGCCATGGCGCCCGCGGCGTCGTAGTCGAGGCCCGGCTCGGCCCGCTCGACCTCGATCGGTCCGGACGGGATCGTCTCGGCGGGGGCGCCCCCCGCGGCGTTCTGTCCGCTCATCAGGCCAGCACCTCCAGCAGCTCGGCGGTCTCCACACGGCGGCCCGTGTAGAACGGGACCTCCTCGCGCACGTGCATGCGCGTCTCGTTGTTGCGCAGGTGGCGCATCATGTCCACGAGGTCCTTCAGCTCCGGAGCCTCCAGGCCCAGCAGCCACTCCCAGTCGTTGAGGCCGAACGCGCTCGTGGTGTTGGCCCACACCTGCGGGAAGTCCTGGCCCAGCTTGCCGTGCTCGCGCAGCATGCGGGCGCGCTCCTTGGGGTCGAGCAGGTACCAGTCGTACGAGCGGACGAACGGGTAGAAGCACAGCCAGTCCAGCGGCTTGCGGCCCATCGCGAAGGCCGGCACGTGCTCCTTGTTGAACTCCGCCATCCGGTCCGCACCCATCGCGGACATCACCGTGGTGGTGCGCTCCAGGAGGCGGGTGCGGCGCAGGGCGCGGATGCCGGACTGCAGGTCCTCGGGGGTCTGCGAGTACATCCACACCATGACGTCGCCGGCCTCGCGCATGCCGGAGATGTCGTAGGTGCCGCGCACGGTCACGCCGCGGCCGGCGAGGCCCTCGACGACGGCGTCGAACTCCTTGACCGCCTTGCGCGCCTCCTTGCCGGACAGGTCCAGCCAGCCCGGCTCACCCTGCGGGCGGGCGAACATCGTATAGGTGGTGAACCAGTCCTTGCCGGCGGCGGCAGGAGTGGTGGTCGCGTCCTGGGTCATGGTGTTCCGTCCTCGTTCATCTCGTCGTTCTTCGTCGTTGCGTCCAGATCGGCTCGGGCACCGTCGGCCGCGAACACGGCCTCCACCCCGGCCACGATGGCGGCCAGGCCGGTCCCGTGCACCCAGCTTCCCACCGCGTCCAGGCCCGGCACGGGCGCGGCCCATGCGAGCAGCGCGTCGGTAGCCTCCCGATCGGGCCCGGCCTGGGGCGGGATGGAGTGGCGCCAGCGCGTGACGGCGCGGGCCACCACGTCCTGCTCGGCCAGCGGCACCCCGGTGAGGGCGGCGGCATCGGCGAGGCCCTGGGTGAGGAGCTCCTCATCCCCGGAGCGGGGGCCGAGCTGCTCGTCCCCGCCGCCGTGGCGCCCGTAGGAGAGACGCAGCACGTGCCGGTGCGGGTGGCGCGGCTCGCCGTCGGCGCCGGGACGGGCCACGACGTCGCGCAGCCAGTCCCACTTGACGGTCGCGTGGGTGAGGGCCTTCGCCGCCACATCGGTGCCCTCGGCCACGAGCACGCCCGTGCCGCGCGGGGCGGCGTCGAGCCCGGGGGCGTCGACCACGAAGGTGGCGAGCGCGACGCCGTCGGACAGTGCCGGCCCGTCAGCCTCGCCGAGCACGCCGTGGGAGAGCGGGGAGAGCAGGTCCCATGCGGTGGACCCGTCCACGGCGAGGACCACGCGGTCCACGTCGAGCCCGCGCACCACCTCGTCGTCGCGGTCGGAGATCTGGGCCCACCACCCCTCACCCACGCGGGAGAGGGCGGCCACGCGCACGCCGCGGAGCACGGCGACCCCGTCCTCGCGGAGGGACTCCACGAGGCGTGTCGTCAGGCGGTTCATGCCGCCCTCGAGGCCGGCGACGGCGGCGCCGGGCGTGGCGCCCCCGCGCAGGGCCGCGACGCCGGCGGCGAGGCCGCCCTGGGCGACCGCGGCCGCGAGCAGGCCTGGCGCCACGCGCTCCACGTCCACCACGG belongs to Micrococcus sp. 2A and includes:
- a CDS encoding FAD-dependent oxidoreductase, translated to MSGTALVVGGGIAGLLSARRLHQAGWDVTLAEATSVLGGALSSRFLDVPSISQSGTGCTQALELDGGAESFAVRGTAVRALLEELGLGGRIVAPAPLGSWLHGPEATVPAPRLGLLGIPGDLDADDLARALSPAGLERARADAHAPMDRWTEALAAGRPVTVAELVADRMGEEVLTRLVGPVVGGVHSADPAVVDVERVAPGLLAAAVAQGGLAAGVAALRGGATPGAAVAGLEGGMNRLTTRLVESLREDGVAVLRGVRVAALSRVGEGWWAQISDRDDEVVRGLDVDRVVLAVDGSTAWDLLSPLSHGVLGEADGPALSDGVALATFVVDAPGLDAAPRGTGVLVAEGTDVAAKALTHATVKWDWLRDVVARPGADGEPRHPHRHVLRLSYGRHGGGDEQLGPRSGDEELLTQGLADAAALTGVPLAEQDVVARAVTRWRHSIPPQAGPDREATDALLAWAAPVPGLDAVGSWVHGTGLAAIVAGVEAVFAADGARADLDATTKNDEMNEDGTP
- the hemQ gene encoding hydrogen peroxide-dependent heme synthase; the protein is MTQDATTTPAAAGKDWFTTYTMFARPQGEPGWLDLSGKEARKAVKEFDAVVEGLAGRGVTVRGTYDISGMREAGDVMVWMYSQTPEDLQSGIRALRRTRLLERTTTVMSAMGADRMAEFNKEHVPAFAMGRKPLDWLCFYPFVRSYDWYLLDPKERARMLREHGKLGQDFPQVWANTTSAFGLNDWEWLLGLEAPELKDLVDMMRHLRNNETRMHVREEVPFYTGRRVETAELLEVLA
- a CDS encoding ferrochelatase, which codes for MAPKEYDALLLASFGGPEGQEDVIPFLRNVTRGRGIPDERLEEVATHYRANGGVSPINGQNRVLKAAIEAELASRGMDLPVYWGNRNWEPYVPDALRQMHEDGHRRILTVTTSAYSCYSSCRQYREDMGMAMEKTGLEGKVDLDKTRQYFNHPGFIAPFREGLAADLASLRAELGEDARIHVLFATHSIPVSDAAAAGPRGTAAALREAAGGEPGEVEGADVYSAQHLDVAREILAGVPGGEDVDWSLVYQSRSGPPSVPWLEPDINDAMENLAGPEAPVDETGRAVAGFVVVPLGFVSDHMEVVWDLDTEAKDTAAELGVGFRRTPTPGADPRFVAGLVDIVEERLGRREGRAAQGCFPAWYDVCRPDCCSKVMRDGSVRPTTSAVDAPVRGLAEHQAGSDGTAADAAVEPPEA